In Sphingopyxis sp. 113P3, one DNA window encodes the following:
- a CDS encoding replication-associated recombination protein A, whose amino-acid sequence MAGDLFGDDVPASSPGGAPGPVPLAERLRPKRLGDVVGQEHLTGPEGAIGRMVGAGQLSSIILWGPPGTGKTTIARLLAEAVGMRFAPLSAVFSGVADLKKAFADAEKMAAAGKRTLLFVDEIHRFNRAQQDGFLPFVERGTVVLVGATTENPSFALNAALLSRAQVLVLHRLDEAALATLVDRAEAEVGRALPVTDEARAALVASADGDGRFLLNQVETLFAAAIDAPLDAAELAQFLHRRMPVYDKDRDGHYNLISALHKAMRGSDPQASLYWLARMLVAGEEPLYVLRRITRFASEDIGLADPQALVQCLAAKDAYQFLGSPEGELAIVQACLYCATAPKSNAAYAAQKAAWAAARETGSLAPPANILNAPTKLMKDLGYGAGYSYDHDAPEGFSGDNYWPDEMNPASFYRPVDRGFEKRIAERIAWWDARRQGHAKGD is encoded by the coding sequence ATGGCCGGGGACCTGTTTGGGGACGACGTGCCGGCGTCCTCCCCGGGCGGCGCGCCCGGACCCGTTCCGCTGGCAGAGCGGCTGCGCCCCAAACGCCTTGGCGACGTCGTCGGGCAGGAGCATCTGACCGGCCCGGAGGGCGCGATCGGCCGCATGGTCGGGGCGGGGCAATTGTCGTCGATCATCCTCTGGGGCCCGCCTGGCACCGGCAAGACCACGATCGCGCGCCTGCTCGCCGAAGCGGTGGGAATGCGTTTTGCTCCGCTGTCTGCGGTCTTTTCCGGGGTCGCCGATCTCAAGAAGGCTTTCGCCGACGCCGAGAAGATGGCGGCCGCGGGAAAGCGCACTTTGCTTTTCGTCGACGAGATCCACCGCTTCAATCGCGCCCAGCAAGACGGCTTTCTTCCCTTCGTCGAGCGCGGGACGGTGGTGCTCGTGGGAGCGACGACCGAAAACCCGAGCTTTGCGCTCAACGCGGCGCTTCTAAGCCGCGCGCAGGTCCTCGTGCTGCACCGGCTCGATGAGGCTGCGCTTGCGACACTGGTCGACCGCGCCGAGGCCGAGGTCGGGCGGGCGCTCCCGGTCACGGACGAGGCGCGCGCGGCGCTGGTCGCGAGCGCCGACGGCGATGGACGGTTTCTCCTCAACCAGGTCGAGACCTTGTTTGCCGCCGCGATCGACGCGCCGCTGGATGCAGCCGAGCTTGCGCAATTTCTCCATCGCCGGATGCCCGTCTACGACAAGGACCGTGACGGGCATTACAATCTCATCTCGGCGCTGCACAAGGCGATGCGCGGCTCGGACCCGCAGGCCTCGCTCTACTGGCTCGCGCGAATGCTCGTTGCGGGGGAGGAGCCGCTCTATGTGCTCCGCCGCATCACCCGTTTTGCGAGCGAAGATATCGGACTTGCCGACCCTCAGGCCCTCGTCCAGTGCCTTGCTGCGAAAGACGCCTATCAGTTCCTCGGTTCTCCCGAAGGCGAACTCGCGATCGTGCAGGCGTGCCTCTACTGCGCGACTGCGCCCAAGTCGAACGCTGCCTATGCAGCGCAAAAGGCGGCCTGGGCAGCGGCGCGCGAAACGGGAAGCCTTGCGCCGCCCGCAAACATCCTCAACGCCCCGACCAAACTGATGAAGGATTTAGGCTACGGCGCCGGCTACAGCTACGACCATGACGCGCCGGAGGGCTTTTCGGGCGACAATTACTGGCCCGACGAAATGAATCCCGCGTCCTTCTACCGTCCCGTCGATCGCGGCTTCGAAAAGCGCATCGCCGAGCGGATCGCATGGTGGGACGCGCGGCGGCAGGGGCACGCAAAGGGCGATTGA
- a CDS encoding glycosyltransferase family 4 protein: MDVSDLRIALFSGNYNMTVDGANKALNRLVGYLLGEGAAVRVYSPTVENPDFAPTGELVSVPSMAIPGRSEYRIPLSLSARVREDLAMFAPNILHISSPDRVSRQAAAWARRRRIPVACSVHTRFETYFRYYNLSFLEPLVVAWLRRLYRRCDALIAPSESFAQVLREQRMNYDIGIWTRGVERDIFHPGRRDAMWRQSWGIAGEVPVIAFLGRLVMEKGLDVFADTIDVLRRRGVPHEVVVIGEGPAGDWFESRLPHAKFVGFQGGENLARALASCDMLFNPSVTETFGNVTLEAMACGLPVVAARATGSASIVKHGQTGYLVEPGSIGLFADDLEHYCRDPALRAAHGAAALAESRSYQWDTINQAVADTYLRLIRQKQRRA; this comes from the coding sequence ATGGACGTTTCCGATCTTCGCATCGCGCTGTTCAGCGGCAACTACAACATGACCGTCGATGGGGCGAACAAGGCGCTCAACCGCCTTGTCGGCTATCTCCTGGGCGAGGGCGCGGCGGTGCGCGTTTATTCGCCGACGGTCGAAAACCCCGACTTTGCGCCCACGGGTGAGCTCGTCAGCGTGCCGTCCATGGCGATCCCGGGGCGCAGCGAATATCGCATCCCGCTCTCGCTCTCCGCCCGCGTGCGCGAGGATCTGGCGATGTTCGCGCCGAATATCCTCCATATCTCAAGCCCCGACCGCGTCTCGCGGCAGGCCGCCGCCTGGGCGCGGCGGCGTCGGATCCCCGTTGCCTGTTCGGTCCACACGCGCTTTGAGACCTATTTTCGTTACTATAACCTCTCCTTCCTTGAACCGCTGGTCGTCGCCTGGCTGCGGCGCCTCTATCGTCGCTGCGACGCGCTCATCGCACCTTCGGAAAGCTTTGCGCAGGTGCTGCGCGAACAGCGGATGAACTACGATATCGGAATCTGGACCCGCGGGGTTGAACGCGACATCTTCCACCCCGGGCGCCGCGACGCCATGTGGCGCCAGTCGTGGGGGATCGCCGGCGAGGTGCCCGTCATCGCGTTTCTCGGCCGGCTCGTGATGGAAAAGGGGCTCGACGTCTTTGCCGACACGATCGACGTCCTGCGCCGCCGCGGCGTACCGCACGAGGTGGTGGTGATCGGCGAGGGACCCGCGGGCGACTGGTTCGAATCGCGGCTGCCGCACGCAAAATTCGTGGGATTCCAAGGCGGCGAGAACCTGGCGCGTGCGCTGGCGTCGTGCGACATGCTGTTCAACCCCTCGGTCACCGAAACTTTCGGCAATGTCACGCTCGAGGCGATGGCATGCGGCCTTCCCGTGGTGGCGGCGCGTGCAACGGGCAGCGCCAGCATCGTCAAGCACGGGCAGACGGGTTATCTCGTCGAGCCGGGTTCGATCGGCCTGTTTGCCGATGATCTGGAACATTATTGCCGCGATCCCGCGCTGCGCGCCGCGCACGGCGCGGCGGCGCTCGCGGAAAGCCGGTCCTACCAGTGGGATACGATCAATCAGGCGGTAGCGGACACCTATTTGCGGCTGATCCGCCAGAAGCAGCGGCGGGCCTGA
- a CDS encoding sulfatase-like hydrolase/transferase yields MERLTAWAARYPLAGIFVTLIALIGLWDGNQLRLGFESVWPTAIAAVALAAAVTALARVASGDWMRAGIAAGMSALYFFYVPRFLNLLPLPYLAAALLHVAILWLLVLLYRALPEEPAKFRDIVGRLNLLGMLLLALNAGPILARQWGLEAARAKVAGSLGELEGKSTANSPDVWHILLDRYAASDTLKSRYGFDNQPFVDKLRERGFAVHDRAYSNYQRTSHSVASTMNGSLLDPMAGAMTGDAGDWVPIYRAARDSAAMRRFNALGYHTVFAGSWWEPTRFSSIAAHSMNVRDVPQLARLIFDQSAAGFWLRGFAIPYLDGRSDQCYRAREKFRRLRALAREDNPKHVFAHFLVPHPPFVLNADGSCRALAAARKASRTENYLEQVRFANAETLALIDAILAGPRPAVIVLHSDEGPWPAPYVGNEHGLGTDPVPVPWAELSGEQLREKMGILLAVRDPSGRPPATMPASPVQIYPAILRDHFGSRQPLPASRFFVFENDAALYRFEEVGMRLTALE; encoded by the coding sequence ATGGAGAGGCTGACCGCCTGGGCCGCACGCTATCCGCTTGCCGGAATATTCGTCACGCTCATCGCCCTTATCGGCCTCTGGGACGGCAACCAGCTTCGGCTCGGCTTCGAGAGCGTTTGGCCCACCGCGATCGCGGCCGTTGCGCTCGCAGCGGCGGTGACCGCGCTCGCACGGGTCGCCAGCGGCGACTGGATGCGAGCCGGGATCGCTGCAGGCATGTCTGCGCTTTATTTCTTCTATGTGCCGCGGTTCTTGAACCTTCTGCCGCTACCCTATCTGGCCGCGGCCCTTCTCCACGTTGCGATCCTCTGGCTCCTCGTGCTTCTCTATCGCGCTCTGCCGGAGGAGCCCGCCAAGTTCCGCGATATCGTCGGCAGGCTCAACCTGCTTGGCATGCTTCTGCTTGCCCTGAACGCCGGGCCGATCCTTGCGCGGCAATGGGGCCTTGAAGCGGCGCGCGCGAAGGTGGCGGGAAGCCTCGGCGAACTGGAAGGCAAGTCGACAGCGAATAGCCCGGACGTCTGGCACATTCTGCTCGATCGCTATGCCGCGAGCGACACGTTGAAATCCCGCTACGGTTTCGACAACCAGCCTTTCGTCGATAAACTGCGCGAGCGCGGCTTCGCGGTGCACGACCGGGCCTATTCCAATTATCAGCGGACAAGCCATTCGGTGGCGTCGACCATGAACGGGTCGCTGCTCGATCCGATGGCCGGGGCCATGACCGGTGATGCGGGTGATTGGGTGCCAATCTACCGCGCCGCGCGCGACAGCGCGGCGATGCGGCGTTTCAATGCACTCGGCTATCACACGGTCTTTGCAGGCAGCTGGTGGGAGCCGACCCGCTTCAGCTCGATCGCAGCTCATTCGATGAATGTGCGCGACGTTCCGCAGCTTGCTCGCCTGATCTTCGATCAGTCGGCCGCAGGGTTCTGGCTGCGCGGGTTCGCCATACCCTATCTCGACGGCCGTAGCGACCAGTGTTACCGCGCGCGAGAGAAGTTTCGCCGCTTGCGCGCACTGGCGCGCGAGGACAATCCCAAGCATGTCTTCGCGCATTTCCTCGTGCCTCATCCGCCCTTCGTGCTCAATGCCGATGGCAGCTGCCGCGCGCTCGCGGCCGCCCGCAAGGCGTCCCGCACCGAAAATTACCTCGAGCAGGTCCGCTTCGCCAACGCAGAGACGCTTGCGCTCATCGATGCCATCCTGGCAGGCCCGCGGCCCGCGGTGATCGTCCTCCACAGCGACGAAGGTCCCTGGCCTGCGCCTTATGTGGGCAACGAACATGGCCTCGGCACCGATCCGGTCCCGGTGCCCTGGGCCGAGCTCAGCGGCGAGCAGCTGCGGGAGAAAATGGGTATATTGCTGGCCGTGCGCGATCCCTCGGGGCGTCCGCCCGCGACGATGCCCGCCTCACCGGTGCAAATTTATCCAGCGATATTGCGCGACCATTTCGGATCGCGCCAACCGCTTCCCGCCTCACGCTTCTTCGTCTTTGAAAACGACGCTGCCTTGTATCGCTTCGAAGAGGTCGGCATGCGGCTGACCGCGCTCGAATAG
- a CDS encoding class I SAM-dependent methyltransferase, which translates to MTFDAGSFRDPSGRVLRHGDRVLRAIFAAGSAQYAAAKDSGVLDAMIAEGWLLPARTLGGDERETMAPGAVHWLEHPVLDFVSYPYEWCFSALKAAALHHLDFHIALLGRGFTLSDATAYNIQFRGTEPVFIDHLSIIPYEEGSAWVGQRQFGMQFLNPLYLWAKKGIAPHAWYRGSVEGIEPEELVKLLGLRDRLSFTVIAHIVGPAAFARRRIAGGLEAKAARPAYLSRKRLLAILTSLRDYIAGLRLPGEKTVWDDYAVNNSYDEVRREAKHRFVAEAVGLVAPGMVFDIGCNSGEYSRTALDAGARSVVGFDFDFGALERAFSTFHKAKAPVLPLWLDAANPSPSQGWAGCERKSLQERASADMVLALAVVHHLAIAKNIPLDMVTDWLMGLAPAGVIEFPSKSDPMVQQLLRGRADIFPAYTEEAFLGHVGTRGRIVRQDRLGEGGRLIVAYDRRG; encoded by the coding sequence ATGACATTTGACGCCGGATCATTCCGCGACCCTTCGGGCCGCGTACTTCGTCACGGCGACCGCGTGCTGCGCGCGATCTTCGCGGCTGGCTCGGCGCAATATGCGGCGGCCAAGGACAGCGGCGTGCTCGACGCAATGATTGCCGAGGGCTGGCTCCTGCCTGCCCGAACGCTCGGGGGTGATGAGCGGGAGACCATGGCACCGGGGGCGGTCCATTGGCTCGAGCATCCGGTCCTCGATTTCGTCTCCTATCCCTATGAATGGTGTTTCTCGGCGCTGAAGGCCGCAGCGCTCCACCATCTGGATTTTCACATTGCGTTGCTGGGGAGGGGCTTCACCCTCTCCGATGCGACCGCGTACAACATCCAGTTTCGCGGCACCGAACCGGTCTTCATCGACCATCTGTCAATCATACCCTACGAGGAAGGGTCGGCATGGGTCGGCCAGCGCCAGTTCGGCATGCAATTCCTCAACCCGCTTTATCTTTGGGCCAAAAAGGGAATCGCGCCGCACGCCTGGTACCGCGGTTCGGTCGAAGGCATCGAGCCCGAGGAATTGGTCAAGCTGCTCGGACTGCGCGACCGCCTGTCGTTCACCGTCATCGCACATATTGTTGGCCCCGCGGCCTTCGCGCGCCGCCGTATTGCCGGCGGGCTGGAGGCCAAAGCGGCGCGTCCGGCGTATCTCTCCAGGAAGCGGCTGTTGGCGATCCTCACGAGCCTGCGCGACTATATCGCAGGGCTGAGGCTTCCGGGCGAAAAAACCGTGTGGGACGATTACGCGGTCAATAACAGCTACGATGAGGTGCGCCGCGAAGCAAAGCATCGCTTCGTGGCTGAAGCGGTAGGTCTGGTGGCCCCGGGCATGGTCTTTGACATCGGATGCAACAGCGGCGAATACAGCCGGACCGCCCTCGACGCAGGGGCCCGCAGCGTCGTCGGCTTCGACTTCGATTTTGGCGCGCTCGAACGGGCCTTTAGTACCTTTCACAAGGCGAAAGCACCTGTCCTGCCCTTGTGGCTCGACGCGGCCAACCCGAGCCCGTCGCAAGGCTGGGCCGGCTGTGAGCGCAAGAGTCTGCAGGAGAGGGCGAGCGCCGACATGGTTCTGGCGCTGGCGGTGGTCCACCATCTTGCGATCGCCAAGAACATCCCGCTCGACATGGTGACCGACTGGCTCATGGGGCTGGCACCTGCAGGGGTGATCGAATTCCCGTCGAAATCCGATCCGATGGTGCAGCAATTGCTGCGGGGGCGCGCCGACATCTTTCCCGCCTATACCGAGGAGGCCTTCCTCGGCCATGTTGGAACGCGCGGCCGGATCGTCCGGCAGGATCGCCTCGGTGAAGGAGGGCGCCTGATCGTCGCGTACGACAGGCGCGGCTGA
- a CDS encoding DUF938 domain-containing protein produces the protein MSPEPWTPGEGGSAAKRHAPATLRNRDAIVHVLAEWLPRAGLVLEVASGSGEHVVHFAAAFPALDWQPSDPDEAALASIAAWSAEAGLANLASPLRLDAAAPDWRLGRADGLICINMVHISPWRATLGLFAGAARLLARGAPLILYGPFIETGVPTAPSNLAFDASLRARDAEWGLRDLEAVKAAALEAGFAFAARQAMPANNLMLLFRRS, from the coding sequence ATGAGCCCCGAGCCCTGGACGCCCGGGGAAGGGGGCTCCGCGGCGAAGCGTCACGCGCCGGCGACGCTGCGCAATCGTGATGCGATCGTCCACGTTCTTGCCGAATGGCTGCCGCGCGCGGGCCTTGTACTCGAAGTCGCTAGCGGGTCGGGTGAGCATGTCGTCCACTTCGCCGCTGCTTTCCCTGCGCTCGATTGGCAGCCGAGCGATCCAGACGAGGCCGCGCTCGCCTCGATCGCGGCGTGGAGCGCCGAGGCGGGGCTTGCGAACCTCGCCTCGCCCCTCCGACTTGATGCAGCCGCTCCCGACTGGCGGCTCGGCCGCGCCGACGGGCTCATCTGCATCAACATGGTCCATATCAGCCCGTGGCGCGCGACCCTCGGTCTTTTCGCGGGAGCGGCGCGTCTCCTCGCTCGCGGCGCACCGCTCATTCTCTACGGCCCCTTTATCGAGACCGGCGTTCCCACCGCGCCGAGCAACCTCGCCTTCGACGCGAGCCTTCGGGCGCGCGACGCGGAATGGGGGCTGCGCGATCTCGAGGCGGTGAAAGCCGCAGCGCTCGAGGCCGGCTTCGCCTTCGCCGCGCGGCAGGCGATGCCCGCCAACAATCTGATGCTACTTTTTCGCCGTTCGTGA
- a CDS encoding phosphatase PAP2 family protein, which yields MWLRLRKFPPEIIIAGGTLAIMILFSLVFRLPVVTPSGDRAAFVGVHYIYPLIGVALLGAVTFMAGKREIAGSFLIALPCYALILFAHFNLKLWIPHINGVMYDELYWSIDQLLRPLVEFCIYMRTRVFGFIPYSSNFYMVSFIALFYTSFLYHAIKTPAQFRTLVVALLLLQASGALAYLIALAIGPFIYERGVDPLIAGGQRSMLDFYQSSIAQGPDWIAANGSVNFTVGLAAMPSLHAAGAYLFFLFAWEHGKVLLPLYSIILVFILVTSVASRWHYLVDVPAGLALAWACKWAAERILVKAKQPAASMPSEHPVPAAP from the coding sequence ATGTGGTTAAGACTGCGCAAATTTCCCCCCGAGATCATCATTGCCGGCGGGACGCTTGCGATCATGATCCTCTTCTCACTTGTCTTCCGCCTGCCTGTCGTCACGCCTTCGGGTGATCGCGCTGCATTTGTGGGCGTGCATTATATCTATCCCCTTATCGGGGTCGCGCTGCTCGGTGCCGTGACCTTCATGGCAGGCAAGCGCGAAATCGCCGGCAGCTTCCTGATCGCCTTGCCCTGTTACGCCCTCATCCTGTTCGCGCACTTCAATCTCAAATTGTGGATCCCGCACATCAACGGGGTAATGTACGACGAGCTTTATTGGTCGATCGACCAGCTTCTGCGGCCGCTGGTGGAATTCTGCATATACATGCGGACCCGCGTCTTCGGGTTCATCCCCTACAGCTCCAATTTCTACATGGTGTCGTTCATTGCGCTCTTCTACACCAGTTTCCTCTACCACGCGATCAAGACCCCCGCACAGTTCCGCACACTGGTCGTGGCATTGCTCCTCCTGCAGGCCTCGGGTGCGCTTGCCTATCTGATCGCGCTCGCCATCGGGCCCTTCATCTACGAACGCGGGGTCGACCCGTTGATTGCCGGCGGCCAGCGCAGCATGCTCGATTTCTATCAGTCGTCGATCGCGCAGGGCCCCGATTGGATCGCTGCGAATGGCAGCGTCAATTTTACCGTCGGCCTCGCCGCGATGCCGTCGCTCCATGCTGCGGGGGCCTATCTCTTTTTCCTCTTCGCCTGGGAGCACGGCAAGGTTCTGCTGCCGCTCTATTCGATCATCCTTGTCTTCATCCTGGTGACGTCGGTCGCGAGCCGGTGGCATTATCTCGTCGACGTGCCGGCCGGCCTTGCGCTGGCTTGGGCGTGCAAATGGGCCGCGGAGCGCATTCTGGTGAAAGCGAAACAGCCGGCGGCGTCGATGCCGTCCGAGCATCCGGTGCCAGCTGCTCCTTAA
- a CDS encoding GFA family protein has product MSDTPTRATGRCHCGAIRYSMPTTVAHHALCHCQDCRRHAGAPLVGWAMVGADALEVSGVPKVYASSEHGRRHFCGECGTGLFYTNEQVFPGQIDVQTATLDDPDLIPAQVQIQTAERIGWMESLGAMPSFERYPG; this is encoded by the coding sequence ATGAGCGATACCCCGACCCGCGCAACCGGCCGGTGCCACTGCGGCGCTATCCGTTATTCGATGCCCACCACCGTCGCGCATCATGCGCTATGCCACTGCCAGGATTGCCGCCGGCACGCAGGAGCGCCGCTGGTTGGATGGGCGATGGTCGGCGCGGATGCGCTCGAGGTAAGCGGCGTGCCCAAGGTTTACGCGTCGTCCGAACATGGCCGCCGCCATTTCTGCGGTGAATGCGGGACGGGGCTTTTCTACACGAACGAACAGGTCTTTCCTGGCCAGATCGATGTCCAGACTGCAACGCTCGACGATCCCGACCTGATCCCGGCCCAGGTGCAGATCCAGACCGCTGAGCGCATCGGCTGGATGGAAAGCCTGGGTGCGATGCCGAGCTTCGAACGCTATCCGGGCTAA
- a CDS encoding fatty acid--CoA ligase, producing the protein MSDIADLLTFDEFITHWAKERPDRVAMREEDRVMTYGDLEERTARVASALLAAGLQKGDRIAWIGKNSDLYFTLFYGAARAGIVMAPIGWRLAPAEWAFIVNDTRAKIVFTGPGFEAAADQLSGKLEHAPRIIGAEAARAMIDAATRTDFAPSGPDDAVLQLYTSGTTGNPKGAVLTNTNLFALRKNSANLDMPYTQWEDDEAVLVAMPCAHIGGTGLGIMALAAGLPGVVLAEFNPDGVFDAVEHHGVTRFFIVPAALQMLLLHPRCASVDYSRLKYILYGAAPIPLDLLRQCIKMFGAQFIQAYGMTETTGTICMLPPEDHDPEGNKRMRSAGKPLPGVEIKILGPDGGEVPTGEVGEVVTRSSNNMQGYWNLPDATAKTMTADGWIHTGDAGYMDEDGYLYIHDRMKDMIISGGENVYPAEVESAIYGHPAVQEVAVIGIPDAKWGETVKAVVVPKPGMTIEEGDIIAWTRERIAAFKAPRSVDVIEALPRNASGKILRKDLRAPYWEGYERMVN; encoded by the coding sequence ATGAGCGACATCGCGGACCTTTTAACCTTCGACGAGTTTATCACCCATTGGGCGAAGGAGCGGCCTGATCGCGTCGCGATGCGCGAGGAAGACCGGGTGATGACCTATGGCGATCTTGAAGAGCGGACTGCGCGCGTCGCGAGCGCGCTTCTGGCCGCGGGGCTTCAGAAGGGCGACCGGATTGCCTGGATCGGCAAGAACAGCGATCTTTATTTCACGCTCTTTTACGGCGCGGCGCGCGCGGGGATCGTGATGGCGCCGATCGGCTGGCGCCTGGCCCCCGCCGAATGGGCGTTCATCGTCAATGACACGCGCGCGAAGATCGTTTTCACCGGCCCTGGTTTCGAGGCGGCGGCGGATCAGCTATCTGGCAAGCTCGAACATGCGCCCCGGATCATCGGCGCCGAAGCAGCGCGCGCGATGATCGACGCTGCGACGCGCACCGACTTCGCGCCGTCGGGACCGGACGATGCCGTGCTTCAGCTCTACACGTCGGGCACGACCGGGAACCCCAAGGGCGCGGTGCTCACCAACACCAATCTTTTCGCGCTGCGCAAGAATTCCGCCAATCTCGACATGCCCTACACCCAGTGGGAGGATGACGAGGCGGTGCTCGTCGCGATGCCCTGCGCGCATATCGGGGGCACCGGACTTGGCATCATGGCGCTCGCAGCAGGGCTTCCGGGCGTGGTACTTGCCGAATTCAATCCCGACGGCGTGTTCGACGCAGTCGAGCATCATGGCGTCACGCGCTTCTTCATCGTTCCCGCCGCGCTCCAGATGCTGCTTCTTCATCCGCGCTGCGCGAGCGTCGATTACAGCCGCCTCAAATATATTCTCTATGGCGCGGCGCCGATTCCGCTCGACCTCTTGCGCCAGTGCATCAAGATGTTCGGCGCGCAGTTCATCCAGGCCTATGGGATGACCGAGACGACGGGCACCATCTGCATGCTTCCGCCCGAGGACCATGATCCGGAGGGCAACAAGCGGATGCGCTCGGCGGGCAAACCGCTTCCCGGCGTCGAGATCAAGATCCTCGGCCCCGACGGCGGGGAGGTGCCAACGGGCGAGGTGGGCGAGGTCGTCACCCGCTCGTCGAACAATATGCAAGGCTATTGGAATCTTCCTGACGCGACCGCCAAGACGATGACTGCGGACGGCTGGATCCACACGGGCGACGCCGGCTACATGGACGAGGACGGCTATCTTTATATCCATGACCGGATGAAGGACATGATCATCTCGGGCGGGGAGAATGTCTATCCGGCCGAAGTCGAGAGCGCGATCTACGGTCACCCCGCCGTGCAGGAAGTCGCCGTGATCGGCATCCCCGACGCGAAATGGGGCGAAACGGTGAAGGCCGTCGTCGTTCCCAAGCCAGGCATGACGATCGAGGAGGGAGACATCATCGCCTGGACCCGGGAACGCATCGCCGCCTTCAAGGCGCCGCGCAGCGTCGACGTGATCGAGGCCCTGCCGCGCAACGCCTCGGGCAAGATCCTGCGCAAGGACCTGCGCGCACCCTATTGGGAAGGCTATGAGCGGATGGTGAACTAG
- a CDS encoding hemolysin family protein has translation MPDEQGSSSRSEEDSRSGLLAGLKTLLFGGDKEPSLREQIEDVIDEAEEEGAERRGSSIVGDLSPIERKMLRNLLHFGEQTVDDVAVPRADIIAIEESAPFEDIVALFAEAGHSRLPVYRETLDEVIGMIHVKDVFAVLADGRTPPPLLDLIRQPLYVPQSMGVLDLLADMRAQRTHLAIVIDEYSGTEGLVTIEDLVEEIVGEIEDEHDDEPVTLFAPGENGCWEADARAELDDIGEAIDPRLAEIEEDVDTVGGLAAVLAGHVPEVGEILVHPSGWRIEVTEADERRVHHLRLHPPLEVDLEASSDRGEPF, from the coding sequence ATGCCCGACGAGCAGGGATCTTCGAGCCGATCGGAAGAGGACAGTAGATCCGGCCTGTTGGCCGGGCTCAAGACATTGTTGTTCGGGGGCGACAAGGAACCGTCGCTGCGCGAGCAGATCGAAGACGTCATCGACGAGGCCGAGGAAGAAGGGGCCGAGCGCCGCGGCAGCAGCATTGTCGGCGACCTTTCGCCGATCGAGCGCAAGATGCTCCGTAACCTCCTTCATTTCGGCGAACAGACGGTCGACGACGTCGCCGTCCCGCGGGCCGACATCATCGCGATCGAGGAAAGCGCGCCTTTTGAGGATATTGTCGCGCTCTTCGCAGAGGCGGGGCACAGCCGCCTCCCGGTCTACCGCGAAACGCTCGACGAGGTCATCGGGATGATCCACGTCAAGGACGTCTTCGCCGTGCTTGCCGACGGACGCACGCCGCCGCCGCTCCTCGACCTCATCCGCCAGCCGCTCTACGTCCCGCAGTCGATGGGCGTGCTCGACCTGCTTGCCGACATGCGCGCGCAGCGCACCCATCTTGCGATCGTGATTGACGAATATTCGGGCACCGAGGGGCTCGTGACAATCGAGGACCTGGTCGAGGAGATTGTGGGCGAGATCGAGGACGAGCATGACGACGAGCCCGTCACTCTCTTTGCTCCGGGCGAAAATGGCTGCTGGGAGGCCGACGCGCGCGCCGAGCTCGATGATATCGGCGAGGCGATCGACCCGCGGCTTGCCGAGATCGAGGAGGATGTCGACACGGTTGGCGGGCTCGCCGCGGTGCTGGCGGGCCATGTGCCCGAGGTCGGCGAGATCCTCGTCCACCCGAGCGGATGGCGGATCGAGGTGACCGAGGCGGATGAACGCCGCGTCCATCACTTGCGTCTCCACCCGCCGCTCGAGGTCGACCTTGAGGCCTCGTCGGACCGCGGGGAGCCCTTTTAG
- the ybeY gene encoding rRNA maturation RNase YbeY yields the protein MLSVETCAAVPWPDALDWEARAAEAAAAALALTPYAPLADAAPLVEIAVRLTDDAEVQALNRDFRSKDKPTNVLSFPQVQADLLTSLSNSDDGEILLGDIVLARETCAREAEEKGIPLADHATHLIVHGALHLVGYDHMDDVSAAAMEALEVKALASLGIANPYGDEQ from the coding sequence GTGCTGAGCGTCGAGACATGCGCAGCGGTGCCGTGGCCCGACGCGCTTGACTGGGAGGCGCGCGCGGCAGAGGCTGCTGCGGCCGCGCTCGCGCTCACCCCCTATGCGCCGCTTGCCGATGCGGCGCCGCTCGTCGAGATTGCCGTGCGGCTCACCGACGATGCCGAAGTGCAGGCGCTCAACCGCGATTTTCGGAGCAAGGACAAGCCGACTAACGTGCTCTCCTTTCCGCAGGTACAAGCCGACCTTCTCACAAGCCTCTCGAACAGCGACGATGGCGAGATATTGCTCGGCGACATCGTGCTGGCGCGCGAGACCTGCGCGCGCGAAGCGGAAGAGAAGGGAATTCCGCTTGCCGATCATGCGACCCATCTCATCGTCCACGGCGCGCTCCACCTCGTGGGCTATGACCATATGGACGATGTGAGCGCGGCAGCGATGGAGGCGCTGGAGGTGAAAGCGCTTGCGTCGCTGGGCATCGCCAATCCATATGGCGACGAGCAATAG